One segment of Sesamum indicum cultivar Zhongzhi No. 13 linkage group LG4, S_indicum_v1.0, whole genome shotgun sequence DNA contains the following:
- the LOC105160629 gene encoding hexose carrier protein HEX6 isoform X2: MEPFLKKFFPEVYTRMKEDTKISNYCKFDSQLLTLFTSSLYLAGLIASFFASSVTRAYGREPTILFGGAAFLAGAALNGAAISTYMLIFGRVLLGVGVGFANQAVPLYLSEMAPAKYRGAFNNGFQFSVGIGALSANLINYGTEKIKGGWGWRISLALAAVPASALTLGAIFLQETPNSVIQRTNKYDKAKAMLQRIRGTNDVEAELNDLIKASENSRTIKSPYKNILQRSYRPQLVMSIAIPFFQQVTGINVIAFYSPIVFRTIGFGESASLMSSVMTGVVGIVTTFLSMMIVDRAGRRFLLIVGGIIMFVSQMLVGAIMAAKLGDHGGLSKGYADVVLVLIGVYVAGFGVSWGPLGWLIPSEIFPLEIRSAGQSISVAVNFLFTFLVGQTFLSMLCHFKSGIFFFFGGWVAVMTGFVYVLLPETKNVPIEQMERVWRGHWFWKKIVGGRQENEA, encoded by the exons ATGGAGCCATTCTTGAAGAAGTTTTTCCCAGAAGTGTACACCAGGATGAAAGAGGACACTAAGATCAGCAACTACTGCAAATTTGACAGTCAATTGTTGACGTTGTTCACATCCTCACTGTATTTAGCAGGCCTAATCGCTTCGTTTTTCGCATCATCCGTCACAAGGGCTTATGGCCGCGAACCGACAATCCTCTTCGGGGGTGCTGCGTTTCTTGCAGGAGCAGCACTTAATGGCGCAGCCATTAGTACATACATGCTGATTTTCGGTAGAGTCCTGCTTGGAGTTGGCGTTGGTTTCGCAAACCAG GCAGTTCCCTTGTATCTCTCAGAAATGGCGCCGGCTAAGTACAGAGGAGCCTTCAACAATGGATTTCAATTTAGTGTAGGAATTGGAGCCTTATCTGCCAACTTGATCAACTATGGAACTGAAAAGATCAAAGGTGGTTGGGGCTGGAGAATTTCATTAGCATTAGCTGCAGTTCCAGCTTCAGCTCTAACTCTAGGCGCAATCTTTCTCCAAGAGACGCCTAATAGCGTCATCCAACGCACCAACAAGTACGACAAAGCCAAAGCAATGCTGCAGAGAATCCGAGGGACTAATGATGTCGAAGCAGAACTGAACGATCTCATCAAAGCAAGTGAGAATTCAAGAACCATAAAAAGCCCCTACAAAAACATCCTGCAAAGAAGCTACAGACCTCAGCTTGTCATGTCGATAGCGATCCCCTTCTTCCAACAAGTGACGGGAATCAACGTCATAGCGTTCTACTCTCCAATAGTCTTCCGCACAATTGGCTTTGGCGAGAGCGCGTCTCTCATGTCCTCGGTCATGACAGGAGTCGTGGGCATCGTCACCACATTCTTGTCGATGATGATAGTGGATAGAGCCGGGAGACGGTTTCTGTTAATAGTTGGTGGAATAATAATGTTCGTCTCGCAAATGTTGGTTGGGGCTATAATGGCAGCCAAACTAGGGGACCATGGCGGACTAAGCAAAGGGTACGCCGATGTCGTTTTGGTCTTGATTGGAGTGTATGTTGCTGGTTTTGGAGTGTCATGGGGTCCCTTGGGATGGTTAATTCCTAGTGAGATTTTTCCGTTGGAGATACGGTCAGCTGGACAGAGTATATCCGTCGCAGTGAATTTTCTCTTTACTTTCTTAGTTGGGCAGACATTTTTGTCAATGTTGTGCCATTTTAAGTCTGggattttcttcttctttgggGGGTGGGTGGCGGTGATGACCGGATTTGTGTACGTGTTATTGCCGGAGACAAAAAACGTGCCGATTGAGCAGATGGAGAGGGTGTGGAGAGGACACTGGTTCTGGAAGAAAATTGTGGGAGGAAGGCAAGAAAATGAGGCATAA
- the LOC105160629 gene encoding hexose carrier protein HEX6 isoform X1: MAGGFVISSEGGQYNGKVTWFVVLSCMMAAMGGVIFGYDIGISGGVTSMEPFLKKFFPEVYTRMKEDTKISNYCKFDSQLLTLFTSSLYLAGLIASFFASSVTRAYGREPTILFGGAAFLAGAALNGAAISTYMLIFGRVLLGVGVGFANQAVPLYLSEMAPAKYRGAFNNGFQFSVGIGALSANLINYGTEKIKGGWGWRISLALAAVPASALTLGAIFLQETPNSVIQRTNKYDKAKAMLQRIRGTNDVEAELNDLIKASENSRTIKSPYKNILQRSYRPQLVMSIAIPFFQQVTGINVIAFYSPIVFRTIGFGESASLMSSVMTGVVGIVTTFLSMMIVDRAGRRFLLIVGGIIMFVSQMLVGAIMAAKLGDHGGLSKGYADVVLVLIGVYVAGFGVSWGPLGWLIPSEIFPLEIRSAGQSISVAVNFLFTFLVGQTFLSMLCHFKSGIFFFFGGWVAVMTGFVYVLLPETKNVPIEQMERVWRGHWFWKKIVGGRQENEA, translated from the exons ATGGCTGGTGGATTTGTAATTTCAAGTGAAGGAGGGCAATACAATGGAAAAGTTACGTGGTTCGTCGTGCTATCGTGCATGATGGCTGCCATGGGAGGTGTCATTTTCGGCTACGATATTGGAATTTCAG GTGGAGTGACATCTATGGAGCCATTCTTGAAGAAGTTTTTCCCAGAAGTGTACACCAGGATGAAAGAGGACACTAAGATCAGCAACTACTGCAAATTTGACAGTCAATTGTTGACGTTGTTCACATCCTCACTGTATTTAGCAGGCCTAATCGCTTCGTTTTTCGCATCATCCGTCACAAGGGCTTATGGCCGCGAACCGACAATCCTCTTCGGGGGTGCTGCGTTTCTTGCAGGAGCAGCACTTAATGGCGCAGCCATTAGTACATACATGCTGATTTTCGGTAGAGTCCTGCTTGGAGTTGGCGTTGGTTTCGCAAACCAG GCAGTTCCCTTGTATCTCTCAGAAATGGCGCCGGCTAAGTACAGAGGAGCCTTCAACAATGGATTTCAATTTAGTGTAGGAATTGGAGCCTTATCTGCCAACTTGATCAACTATGGAACTGAAAAGATCAAAGGTGGTTGGGGCTGGAGAATTTCATTAGCATTAGCTGCAGTTCCAGCTTCAGCTCTAACTCTAGGCGCAATCTTTCTCCAAGAGACGCCTAATAGCGTCATCCAACGCACCAACAAGTACGACAAAGCCAAAGCAATGCTGCAGAGAATCCGAGGGACTAATGATGTCGAAGCAGAACTGAACGATCTCATCAAAGCAAGTGAGAATTCAAGAACCATAAAAAGCCCCTACAAAAACATCCTGCAAAGAAGCTACAGACCTCAGCTTGTCATGTCGATAGCGATCCCCTTCTTCCAACAAGTGACGGGAATCAACGTCATAGCGTTCTACTCTCCAATAGTCTTCCGCACAATTGGCTTTGGCGAGAGCGCGTCTCTCATGTCCTCGGTCATGACAGGAGTCGTGGGCATCGTCACCACATTCTTGTCGATGATGATAGTGGATAGAGCCGGGAGACGGTTTCTGTTAATAGTTGGTGGAATAATAATGTTCGTCTCGCAAATGTTGGTTGGGGCTATAATGGCAGCCAAACTAGGGGACCATGGCGGACTAAGCAAAGGGTACGCCGATGTCGTTTTGGTCTTGATTGGAGTGTATGTTGCTGGTTTTGGAGTGTCATGGGGTCCCTTGGGATGGTTAATTCCTAGTGAGATTTTTCCGTTGGAGATACGGTCAGCTGGACAGAGTATATCCGTCGCAGTGAATTTTCTCTTTACTTTCTTAGTTGGGCAGACATTTTTGTCAATGTTGTGCCATTTTAAGTCTGggattttcttcttctttgggGGGTGGGTGGCGGTGATGACCGGATTTGTGTACGTGTTATTGCCGGAGACAAAAAACGTGCCGATTGAGCAGATGGAGAGGGTGTGGAGAGGACACTGGTTCTGGAAGAAAATTGTGGGAGGAAGGCAAGAAAATGAGGCATAA